The following are encoded in a window of Mycobacterium sp. ELW1 genomic DNA:
- a CDS encoding condensation domain-containing protein: MHIGKITIGTIDDWSPSPGVVISWHPTKSAMDKARQAPVSSVPVSYMQGQHIRGVYEQDKAGLDYSRQIIATCEVPGQCDIDAMNHALNAYLRRHDTYRSWFEYSGSGDIIRRTIADAADIEFEPINNGVMAAEDARKHIVDIPTPMEWGCFSFGVVQSDDHFDFYASIDHVHGDAALIGITMLEAHGMYTSLTMTGQPMALPEAGSFDDFCIQERDATADLTVDSPEVRAWIEFAENNNGTLPEFPLPLGNALEPTVADMVGEMILDADQTARFDAACTAAGVRFVGGLYACTAMVEHELTGATTYYGLTPRDTRRTSDNFTTQGWFTGLVPITVPIAATTFGEAAWAAQTSFDSGLSLARVPYYRVLELAPWLEKPHPNFPVSNFLHGGAAPLNAVLAAADMGYSNNIGIYSDGRFSYQLTIYIFRYEAGTAMAVMFPDNPTAQKSVARYIAAMKSVCGRIADSGHW, translated from the coding sequence TTGCACATCGGGAAGATAACCATCGGCACAATCGATGATTGGTCGCCGAGCCCCGGTGTGGTGATTTCCTGGCACCCGACAAAATCCGCAATGGACAAAGCGCGACAAGCGCCCGTCAGTTCGGTGCCCGTCAGCTATATGCAGGGGCAACACATTCGTGGCGTCTACGAACAGGACAAGGCCGGACTCGACTATTCGCGGCAGATCATCGCAACGTGCGAAGTTCCTGGTCAGTGCGATATTGACGCCATGAATCACGCGTTGAACGCGTATCTTCGCCGGCACGACACGTATCGGAGTTGGTTCGAATACTCCGGGTCCGGCGATATTATCCGGCGCACTATCGCCGATGCCGCCGATATTGAATTCGAGCCGATCAACAACGGTGTCATGGCCGCCGAGGATGCGCGCAAACACATCGTCGATATTCCCACCCCCATGGAATGGGGTTGTTTTTCCTTCGGCGTCGTGCAAAGTGACGATCACTTCGATTTTTATGCCAGCATCGACCACGTTCACGGGGACGCGGCGCTGATCGGGATCACCATGCTCGAGGCGCACGGGATGTACACGTCACTGACCATGACCGGTCAGCCCATGGCGCTGCCCGAGGCCGGCAGCTTCGACGATTTCTGCATCCAGGAGCGCGACGCCACCGCGGATTTGACCGTCGATTCGCCTGAGGTCCGAGCCTGGATCGAGTTTGCCGAGAACAACAACGGCACGCTTCCCGAGTTCCCGCTGCCGCTGGGGAACGCCCTGGAGCCGACGGTCGCTGACATGGTCGGCGAGATGATCCTGGACGCCGATCAGACCGCGCGGTTCGACGCGGCGTGTACGGCGGCCGGTGTTCGCTTCGTCGGCGGCCTGTACGCCTGCACCGCCATGGTGGAACATGAATTGACGGGTGCGACAACCTATTACGGGCTCACGCCCCGGGACACCCGCAGGACCTCGGACAATTTCACCACTCAGGGCTGGTTCACCGGCTTGGTGCCGATCACCGTGCCGATCGCCGCGACGACGTTCGGTGAAGCCGCCTGGGCGGCGCAGACGTCGTTCGATTCCGGTTTGAGCCTGGCGCGGGTGCCGTATTACCGGGTGCTGGAGCTGGCTCCGTGGTTGGAGAAGCCGCACCCGAACTTCCCGGTCTCGAACTTTCTGCATGGCGGCGCCGCACCGCTCAACGCTGTGCTCGCGGCCGCTGACATGGGCTATTCGAACAACATCGGGATCTACTCCGACGGCCGCTTCAGCTATCAGCTGACGATCTATATATTCCGGTACGAGGCCGGCACCGCGATGGCGGTGATGTTTCCGGACAATCCAACCGCCCAGAAATCGGTCGCTCGCTACATCGCCGCGATGAAGTCGGTGTGTGGACGGATCGCCGACAGCGGGCATTGGTGA